One genomic window of Methyloceanibacter sp. wino2 includes the following:
- a CDS encoding O-methyltransferase, with amino-acid sequence MTQSAPPEKPPYMTQDDKWLAIDDYIVENFLEADPVLEAAQAACDAAGLPPIQVAPLQGKLMMMLARALNARKILEVGTLGGYSTIWLARGLAEDGHVTTLELDPRHAEIAEGNFENAGLGDKITVRVGPALDSMAALHTEGAGPFDLIFIDADKPSTPDYFDWAVKLARPGSFIVVDNVVREGAILAAQSDNKHVKGLRAFYARAAANPHVTATAFQTVGHKGHDGLAIVQVIEAPSD; translated from the coding sequence ATGACTCAATCCGCGCCGCCCGAGAAACCGCCCTACATGACCCAGGACGACAAGTGGCTCGCGATCGACGACTACATCGTCGAGAACTTCCTGGAGGCCGACCCGGTCCTCGAGGCGGCGCAAGCTGCCTGCGACGCGGCGGGTCTGCCGCCGATTCAGGTCGCGCCGCTCCAAGGCAAGCTGATGATGATGCTCGCGAGGGCTCTTAACGCACGCAAGATCCTGGAAGTGGGAACGCTCGGCGGCTACAGCACGATCTGGCTCGCGCGCGGCCTTGCGGAAGACGGCCACGTGACGACGCTCGAACTGGATCCGCGCCATGCCGAAATCGCCGAAGGCAATTTCGAGAACGCCGGCCTCGGCGACAAGATCACCGTCCGCGTCGGCCCCGCGCTCGATTCCATGGCCGCGTTGCACACGGAAGGTGCCGGGCCGTTCGATCTCATCTTCATCGACGCCGACAAGCCGAGTACGCCGGACTATTTCGACTGGGCGGTGAAGCTCGCCCGGCCCGGGTCGTTCATCGTGGTGGACAATGTGGTGCGCGAAGGTGCGATCCTCGCTGCGCAAAGCGACAACAAGCACGTCAAAGGTTTACGTGCGTTCTATGCGCGTGCGGCAGCCAATCCACACGTGACCGCGACCGCGTTTCAAACCGTCGGACACAAAGGCCATGACGGCCTCGCGATCGTGCAGGTGATAGAGGCCCCCTCGGACTAA
- a CDS encoding FAD-binding oxidoreductase, which yields MSPDARPSTTKLQPPSAETLTALETIVGEEHALRDPKDMAPYLTEWRDRYRGKAAIVVKPGSTDEVAAVLKCANEARAAVVPQGGNTGLVGAQIPDESGSQIVLSLERLTHIRDVDLASNTMTVEAGLTLADAQQRAETVGRLFPLSLASEGSCQIGGVLSTNAGGLAVLAYGNARDLALGLEVVLADGRVWHGLKALRKDNTGYDLKNLFIGAEGTLGVITAVVLRLFPRPAERVTCMAGLRDLESATELLARMRDAAGPMLTAFEILPRIGLDFAIKHGTGLHDPLRAPHAWYVLLEVSSPLAGETVHDLVQTQLAGAIETGVIEDAVLTTSDRQTGELWKLREVMSEVQKYEGGSIKHDVSVPIAHVPEFIVRANDIVELMIPGARPVPFGHLGDGNIHYNVSQPVGMDKDVYLANWEALNAAVHEIVLDLGGSISAEHGIGRMKRDLLPHAKGAVAIDLMKSIKASFDPNGILNPGKLL from the coding sequence ATGAGCCCTGACGCACGCCCCTCGACGACGAAGCTTCAGCCGCCTTCGGCGGAGACGCTGACCGCGCTTGAGACCATTGTCGGCGAAGAACATGCCCTACGCGATCCCAAAGACATGGCGCCCTACCTCACCGAGTGGCGCGACAGGTATCGCGGCAAGGCGGCAATCGTCGTCAAGCCCGGCTCGACGGACGAGGTCGCGGCGGTACTGAAATGCGCCAACGAGGCGCGGGCCGCCGTCGTGCCGCAAGGCGGCAATACGGGCCTCGTGGGCGCGCAGATCCCTGATGAGAGCGGGAGCCAGATCGTGCTCTCGCTGGAGCGTCTCACGCATATTCGCGACGTGGATCTGGCCAGCAATACGATGACGGTTGAAGCCGGACTGACGCTGGCCGATGCCCAGCAACGGGCCGAAACGGTCGGGCGCTTGTTTCCCTTGAGCCTTGCCTCCGAGGGCAGCTGCCAAATCGGCGGCGTCCTTTCGACCAACGCCGGCGGTCTGGCCGTGCTTGCCTATGGAAACGCGCGGGATCTCGCGCTTGGGCTCGAAGTCGTTCTCGCGGACGGGCGCGTGTGGCACGGCCTCAAAGCCTTGCGCAAAGACAACACGGGCTACGACCTAAAGAATCTCTTCATCGGCGCGGAGGGAACGCTCGGCGTGATCACGGCGGTGGTCTTGCGCCTGTTTCCCCGTCCCGCCGAGAGGGTCACCTGTATGGCGGGTTTGCGCGACCTTGAAAGCGCAACCGAGCTTCTGGCCCGGATGCGCGACGCGGCCGGCCCCATGCTCACCGCTTTCGAGATCCTGCCGCGCATCGGCCTCGACTTCGCGATCAAGCACGGTACGGGCCTTCATGATCCGCTCAGAGCGCCCCACGCCTGGTACGTGCTCCTCGAGGTTTCGAGCCCCCTCGCCGGCGAAACGGTCCATGACCTCGTGCAGACGCAACTCGCCGGCGCCATCGAAACCGGGGTGATCGAAGACGCCGTCCTGACGACGTCCGACCGGCAGACGGGCGAGCTGTGGAAGCTGCGCGAGGTCATGAGCGAAGTTCAGAAATACGAAGGCGGCAGCATCAAGCACGACGTGTCGGTTCCCATCGCGCATGTGCCGGAGTTCATCGTCCGGGCCAACGATATCGTTGAGTTGATGATCCCCGGCGCACGGCCCGTTCCCTTCGGCCACCTCGGCGACGGCAACATCCACTACAATGTCAGCCAGCCCGTCGGCATGGACAAGGATGTGTATCTCGCGAATTGGGAGGCGCTCAACGCTGCAGTCCACGAGATCGTTCTCGATCTCGGCGGCTCGATCAGTGCCGAACACGGGATCGGGCGCATGAAGCGCGACCTCCTTCCCCACGCGAAAGGCGCCGTCGCGATCGACCTGATGAAATCGATCAAGGCCAGCTTCGATCCAAACGGCATCCTCAATCCAGGGAAACTTCTATGA